GCATGTCGGCACCTGGCCTACGGGGACCCGAACCGTCTCAAACACGTCCGGGTCCTCGGGGTGGACGAACACAAGTGGAAGCACGTCCGCGGTGACGGCTCCCCGGGATTCGTCACCGTGATCTGTGACCTCACCGGGGTCGTGAACGGTACCGGCCCGGCACGCCTGTTGGACATGGTGCCGGGCAGGTCAGCTGACGCGTTGGGCGACTGGCTGGCCGATCGGGACCAGAACTTCCGCGACACCGTCAAGATCACCACGATGGACGGGTTCACCGGCTACGCCACCGCCGCCGAGAAGCACCTCGCCCACGCGCGGACGGTGATGGACCCGTTCCACGTGGTCCACCTGGCAGCGGGCAAGCTCGATGACTGCCGACGGCGGGTGCAGAACGATACGCTGGGCCACCGGGGCAGGAAAGGCGATCCGCTGTACGGCATTCGCCGCACGATGCTGACCCGGATCTCCCTGGTGACCCCGAAACGCGGTGAGCGACTCGATGAGGTGCTCACCGCTGATGAGCATGTGGCGGTCCAGGTCACGTGGCGCTACTACCAGGAGATGATCGCCGCCTACGGTGAGGACCAGCCTCGTGAAGGAAAGAAGCGGATGTTCAAGGTGATGAAAGCACTGGACAAGAAAGTGCCCGATGAGCTCAAGGAGCTGCGCAGTCTGGGCCGGACG
This is a stretch of genomic DNA from Corynebacterium nuruki S6-4. It encodes these proteins:
- a CDS encoding ISL3 family transposase, with the translated sequence MPNPTVTSASAPNLVADTICRTAELGLSIDNAADAGEVTHLFCHPTAIDAACPGCHEVGTLRDHVERRLTDLPIVGHPCVLHVSVPRYACDNPRCQGSIFRAGLPRAAGRKQSVTRRVTRWILQRMAIDNMSVKACARALGIGWDKTNDLAVAACRHLAYGDPNRLKHVRVLGVDEHKWKHVRGDGSPGFVTVICDLTGVVNGTGPARLLDMVPGRSADALGDWLADRDQNFRDTVKITTMDGFTGYATAAEKHLAHARTVMDPFHVVHLAAGKLDDCRRRVQNDTLGHRGRKGDPLYGIRRTMLTRISLVTPKRGERLDEVLTADEHVAVQVTWRYYQEMIAAYGEDQPREGKKRMFKVMKALDKKVPDELKELRSLGRTLNKRRKDILAFFDTRASNGPVEALNGRLEHLRGIALGFRNKANYILRSLIHSGGLRGAINAL